The following are from one region of the Brienomyrus brachyistius isolate T26 chromosome 4, BBRACH_0.4, whole genome shotgun sequence genome:
- the eif2s3 gene encoding eukaryotic translation initiation factor 2 subunit 3 translates to MAGDESGVTLGQPHLFKQDLSSLDVSTLSPLSPEIISRQATINIGTIGHVAHGKSTVVKAISGVHTVRFKNELERNITIKLGYANAKIYKLDDLSCPRPECYRSCGSSTPDEFPTDIPGTKGNFKLVRHVSFVDCPGHDILMATMLNGAAVMDAALLLIAGNESCPQPQTSEHLAAIEIMKLKHILILQNKIDLVKESQAKEQYEQILAFVQGTVAEGAPIIPISAQLKYNIEVVCEYIVKKIPVPLRDFTSEPRLIVIRSFDVNKPGCEVDDLKGGVAGGSILKGVLKVGQELEVRPGIVSKDHEGKLMCKPIFSKIVSLFAEHNDLQYAAPGGLIGVGTKIDPTLCRADRMVGQVLGAVGALPEIFTELEISYFLLRRLLGVRTEGDKKAAKVQKLSKNEVLMVNIGSLSTGGRVSAVKADLAKIVLTNPVCTEVGEKIALSRRVEKHWRLIGWGQIRRGVTITPTVDDD, encoded by the exons ATGGCGGGTGACGAGTCGGGAGTGACGCTTGGGCAGCCCCATCTTTTTAAACAGGATTTAAGTTCCTTG GATGTCAGCACACTGTCGCCACTCTCCCCTGAAATCATCAGCAGGCAGGCCACCATCAATATCG GCACCATCGGACATGTGGCCCATGGGAAGTCCACGGTGGTGAAAGCCATCTCGGGGGTGCACACCGTCAGGTTCAAGAATGAACTGGAGAGGAACATCACTATCAAGCTTGGCTATGCCAATGCTAAG ATATACAAGCTGGATGACCTCAGCTGTCCCAGGCCAGAGTGCTACCGCTCGTGTGGGAGCAGCACCCCCGACGAGTTCCCCACAGACATTCCAGGCACCAAGGGCAACTTCAAACTCGTCAG GCATGTGTCCTTTGTGGACTGTCCTGGTCATGACATCCTGATGGCCACCATGCTGAACGGAGCAGCAGTGATGGACGCTGCCCTCTTACTCATTG CGGGTAATGAGTCGTGTCCGCAGCCCCAGACATCGGAGCACCTGGCCGCCATCGAGATCATGAAGCTGAAGCACATCCTCATCCTGCAGAACAAGATCGACCTGGTGAAGGAGAGCCAGGCCAAAGAGCAATATGAGCAGATCCTGGCCTTCGTACAGG gtacgGTGGCGGAGGGGGCCCCTATCATTCCCATCTCTGCTCAGCTGAAGTACAACATTGAGGTGGTGTGCGAATACATAGTCAAGAAGATTCCCGTGCCGCTGCGCGACTTCACGTCCGAGCCCCGTCTTATCG TGATCCGGTCGTTTGATGTAAACAAGCCGGGCTGCGAGgtggatgacctgaaagggGGTGTGGCCGGGGGCAGCATCCTCAAAGGGGTCCTGAAG GTGGGCCAGGAGCTGGAAGTGCGGCCCGGCATTGTTTCCAAGGACCATGAGGGGAAGCTCATGTGCAAACCCATCTTTTCCAAGATCGTCTCGCTGTTCGCTGAGCATAACGACCTGCAGTACGCTGCGCCCGGCGGGCTCATCG GTGTGGGCACGAAGATTGACCCCACGTTGTGCCGGGCGGACCGCATGGTGGGCCAGGTGCTTGGTGCTGTCGGGGCGCTGCCTGAGATCTTCACTGAGCTCGAGATCTCCTACTTCCTGCTGCGGCGGTTGCTGGGAGTGCGTACGGAGGGGGACAAGAAGGCGGCTAAG GTTCAAAAGCTGTCAAAGAACGAGGTCCTGATGGTCAACATCGGGTCCCTATCGACGGGGGGCCGTGTGAGTGCTGTCAAAGCGGACCTGGCCAAGATCGTGCTGACCAACCCCGTGTGCACCGAGGTGGGGGAGAAGATCGCACTGAGCAGGCGCGTGGAGAAGCACTGGCG CCTGATTGGTTGGGGGCAGATCAGAAGGGGAGTAACCATCACTCCCACGGTGGATGATGACTGA
- the klhl15 gene encoding kelch-like protein 15, with translation MSEGARAAWSKRGCVEPHRREQGKYKQRKCELALGTSSGKPVLGPEGPKRCEMAGDVEVYLSQAHDGSVSSGFRALYEERLLLDVTLLIEEQHFQAHKALLATQSDYFRVMFTADMRERDQDRIHMKGLTAAGFGHVLQFMYYGTLELSMPTVQEILQAAMYVQLTEVVEFCCSFLLAKMCLENCAEVMRLLEDFSVAVEGVQEQLDAFLLDNFVPLMGRADFLSYLSLEKLLVYLDSDRLSRFPEIELYEAVQAWLRHDRRRWRHTDAVVKSLRFCLMTPANIFEKVKTSEFYRYSRQLRQEVEQALSYFQQTNEQPLLDTRANRIRSARPQTAVFRGMIGHSMVNSKVLLLHKPKVWWELEGPQVPLRPDCLAVLNNFVFLLGGEELGPDGEFHASSKVYRYDPRHNSWLRMADMSVPRSEFAVGVVGRFIYAVAGRTRDETFYSTERYSIAENRWEFVDPYPVNKYGHEGTVLDGKLYITGGITSSSTSKQVCVFDPSREGVPEPRGRRAAALSGCWENKSKMNYARCFHKMISHNGKLYVFGGVCVVLRASFESQGCPSTEVYDPQADEWTILASMPIGRSGHGVAVLEKQIMVLGGLCYNGHYSDSILTFDPEENKWKEDEYPRMPCKLDGLQVCSLHFPEYVLEHVRRCS, from the exons ATGTCCGAAGGGGCCAGAGCCGCCTGGTCGAAGCGGGGCTGCGTGGAGCCGCATCGCCGAG AGCAGGGGAAATACAAGCAGAGAAAATGTGAGCTGGCCCTCGGTACCTCATCAGGCAAGCCCGTGTTAGGCCCCGAGGGACCCAAGAg GTGTGAGATGGCAGGGGACGTGGAGGTGTACCTGTCACAGGCCCATGATGGCAGTGTGTCCTCTGGCTTCCGCGCCCTCTACGAAGAGCGCCTCCTGCTGGACGTCACCCTGCTCATTGAGGAGCAGCACTTCCAAGCACACAAGGCACTGCTGGCCACGCAAAGCGACTACTTTCGGGTCATGTTCACGGCGGACATGCGCGAGCGCGATCAGGACCGCATCCACATGAAGGGGCTGACGGCAGCCGGATTCGGACACGTGCTGCAGTTCATGTACTACGGCACGCTGGAGCTGAGCATGCCCACCGTGCAAGAGATCCTGCAAGCTGCCATGTACGTGCAGCTCACTGAAGTAGTGGAGTTCTGCTGCTCATTCCTGCTGGCCAAGATGTGCCTGGAGAACTGCGCCGAGGTCATGCGCCTGCTTGAGGACTTCAGCGTTGCCGTGGAGGGTGTGCAGGAGCAGCTGGACGCCTTCCTGCTCGATAACTTTGTGCCGCTGATGGGCCGCGCCGACTTCCTGTCCTACCTAAGCCTGGAGAAGCTGCTGGTGTACCTAGACAGCGACCGGCTGAGCCGCTTCCCCGAGATTGAGCTGTATGAGGCAGTGCAGGCCTGGCTGCGGCACGACCGCCGGCGTTGGCGACACACTGATGCCGTGGTGAAGAGCCTGCGCTTCTGCCTCATGACGCCCGCCAACATTTTCGAGAAG GTGAAGACCTCAGAGTTTTACCGTTACTCACGACAGCTGCGGCAGGAGGTGGAGCAAGCGCTTAGCTACTTCCAACAGACCAATGAACAGCCGCTGCTGGACACCAGAGCCAACCGCATCCGGTCGGCGCGGCCACAGACGGCTGTCTTCCGTGGCATGATTGGCCACAGCATGGTGAACAGCAAGGTGCTGCTGCTGCACAAGCCCAAGGTGTGGTGGGAGCTGGAGGGTCCGCAGGTGCCGCTGCGGCCCGACTGCCTCGCCGTCCTCAACAACTTTGTCTTCCTGCTGGGCGGTGAGGAGCTAGGCCCTGATGGCGAGTTCCATGCCTCATCGAAGGTGTACCGCTACGACCCGCGGCACAACTCCTGGCTGCGCATGGCCGACATGTCGGTGCCACGCTCCGAGTTCGCTGTGGGCGTGGTGGGCCGCTTCATCTACGCCGTGGCGGGCCGCACGCGTGACGAAACCTTTTATTCCACAGAGCGCTACAGCATCGCTGAAAACCGCTGGGAGTTTGTGGACCCCTACCCCGTCAACAAGTACGGCCATGAGGGCACCGTACTGGACGGCAAGCTCTACATCACTGGTGGTATCAcgtcctcctccacctccaagcAGGTGTGCGTCTTTGATCCCAGCAGGGAGGGGGTGCCGGAGCCCCGGGGCCGCCGGGCTGCCGCACTCAGCGGCTGCTGGGAGAATAAATCCAAGATGAACTATGCACGCTGCTTCCACAAGATGATATCGCACAATGGCAAGCTCTATGTGTTCGGGGGCGTGTGTGTGGTGCTGCGCGCCTCCTTTGAGTCGCAGGGCTGCCCCTCCACCGAGGTGTATGACCCACAGGCCGACGAGTGGACCATCCTGGCCTCCATGCCCATCGGGCGCAGCGGCCATGGTGTGGCGGTGCTGGAAAAGCAGATCATGGTGTTGGGTGGCCTCTGCTACAATGGCCACTACAGCGACTCCatcctgacctttgacccggaAGAGAACAAGTGGAAGGAAGATGAGTATCCCAGGATGCCTTGCAAACTGGATGGGCTGCAGGTGTGCAGCCTGCACTTCCCAGAGTATGTGCTGGAGCATGTGCGGCGCTGCAGCTGA